From the genome of Bacteroides sp. MSB163, one region includes:
- a CDS encoding helix-turn-helix transcriptional regulator → MKHAFLLLFLLISFLGLTACSKSAAPTLMNYEQFLVRADSLAQSGVTDSTITVRLLSDLHNEYIQVKEHSGGSLVRIKPADKRKQFMWGTFTALMIGLNVWLSIKDIQFSKDRKHRRYLINLSENEQRLRNNERECEELEACLNEMALTDEEREEVRQSLVNLTDRNVFLRGENDSLRIRLKEYEKRPLPREAELLEAQNERICLLDKQVQTLTSALIDRDDVVERLRRQPKFLSDKDWEHLIQLANRVYNDFTNRLATRFPSLTAADLQLCLLIRLHFTNAQVATLIAVSPASVSQQKFRLKKRLMQEEETLFKEGETLDTVVGGY, encoded by the coding sequence ATGAAACACGCATTTCTTCTTCTCTTTTTGCTGATTTCTTTTTTAGGGCTGACAGCCTGCTCAAAATCTGCCGCCCCGACTTTGATGAACTACGAACAGTTTCTTGTCCGTGCTGATTCGTTGGCGCAATCCGGTGTCACTGATAGTACCATTACCGTTCGGTTACTGTCTGATCTGCACAATGAATATATTCAGGTGAAGGAACATTCCGGTGGAAGTCTGGTTCGCATAAAGCCTGCCGACAAGCGGAAACAATTTATGTGGGGAACATTCACCGCATTGATGATAGGCCTCAATGTATGGCTTTCCATCAAAGATATCCAGTTTTCCAAGGATCGTAAGCACCGCCGCTATCTCATAAATTTGAGCGAGAACGAACAACGCTTGCGTAACAACGAGCGCGAATGCGAAGAATTGGAAGCGTGTTTGAACGAAATGGCGTTGACGGACGAAGAGCGGGAAGAAGTACGTCAGTCTTTAGTAAATCTTACGGATCGGAATGTATTCCTGCGAGGAGAGAACGACTCCCTCCGCATTCGCCTTAAGGAATATGAAAAGCGTCCGTTGCCTCGTGAAGCGGAATTGCTGGAGGCGCAGAACGAACGCATCTGTCTGCTTGATAAACAAGTACAGACTCTTACTTCAGCGTTAATAGACCGTGACGACGTGGTGGAACGCCTGCGCCGTCAGCCTAAGTTTCTCTCTGACAAAGATTGGGAACACTTGATACAACTCGCAAATCGCGTGTACAATGACTTCACCAACCGTCTCGCCACACGTTTTCCTTCATTGACTGCCGCCGATCTGCAACTTTGTCTGTTGATACGTCTGCATTTCACGAATGCACAAGTAGCTACCCTTATTGCGGTGTCGCCTGCTTCGGTTTCACAACAAAAATTCAGGCTGAAGAAAAGGCTGATGCAAGAGGAGGAGACACTGTTCAAGGAGGGGGAGACGTTGGATACCGTGGTGGGCGGATACTAA